The sequence CGCGAAAGCGGCCGCTCTGACCAGTGTGAAGGTCCTGAAGCCAGGGGAAAGTCTGGAGCTGTAAAGTCTGGAACTGTAAGAAAAAAATAGCCGAAAAACTGCCTGAAACCTGCAAAAGGCCTCGGGGGGCTGCGAGCCTCATTGAGCGAACGGCTCCGCCCCCTGACTTTTATGATAACAGGAGGTAAGGAAATGGCTGAGAAGGATGCCGCTCAGACGACGAAAAATTACATGGAAGACGTTCCTCCGCCGCAGCAGACTTTCCATGTCAAGGGCATGGAACACGCGGACTGGGGCCTGAAGGACAGATTGTCCCGCATTTTCAGTCCGAAGACGGGCAGAACGGTGATGCTGGCTTTCGACCACGGCTACATCATGGGCTCCACGGCGGGGCTGGAACGCATGGATCTGACTATTCCAAAACTGGCGCCCTGGGTGGACGTTTTCATGGCGACGCGGGGGGCGATTCGCACCTGTATTCCCCCCACCTTCAACAAGGCTGTCGCTTTGAGATGTTCCGCGGGGAGCAGCGTTTTGCAGGACGACGTCATTGACGAGGGAGTGGCTGTGGACGTGGAGGACGCGATCCGGATGAACGCCTCCTGCATGGCGATTCAGTCCTTCATCGGTTCTCCCAGAGAGCGTGAAAGTATCGACAACATCAATCAGGCGGTCAACGCCGGCAACCGTTATGGCCTGGCGACGCTGGGAGTCGTTGCCG is a genomic window of Synergistaceae bacterium containing:
- the lsrF gene encoding 3-hydroxy-5-phosphonooxypentane-2,4-dione thiolase, which produces MAEKDAAQTTKNYMEDVPPPQQTFHVKGMEHADWGLKDRLSRIFSPKTGRTVMLAFDHGYIMGSTAGLERMDLTIPKLAPWVDVFMATRGAIRTCIPPTFNKAVALRCSAGSSVLQDDVIDEGVAVDVEDAIRMNASCMAIQSFIGSPRERESIDNINQAVNAGNRYGLATLGVVAVGKQMERTTRFFLLATRMLAEFGVHIVKTYYCEDFKKVVAACPVPIVIAGGKKLPEDQALTLAYRAISDGAAGVDMGRNIFQAEDPVAMVQAIEKVVHENYTDKSAYEFYRDTQKK